The DNA window GTCTGATCCTGCGTGGTGGCGCTGGTTTATTCACTGGCCGTATACCTTTCGCATGGATTGCCTATGCTTATTACAATAACGGTATCGGATATGGTTCGTTTGATCAGCGTGCAGACCAGAAGCCTTTCGCTCCCGGTTCAGACGCCATCAAACCGGGGCCTGACGGTATCGCCGGCTTCATCAAAGACAATGGGACTATCATCAATAACCCCAACGCAGGAAAAACGCAGGTGGACCTGGTAGATAATAATTTCTCCATGCCACAGGTGCTGCGTACCAGCCTGGCTGTGGATTACACTACCCGCAATCAATGGAAATTCTCTGTAGAAGGTATTGTGACGAAAGTGCTGAAAGATGTATTCTTTCAACAGGTAAATATCAGCGATAATCCAAAATATTATGGTTACGATAAAAACCATGAGCAGCCTGTTTATTCAGGTACCATCAACCCGGCGTTTTCCAATGCTTATCTGTTGAGCAATACCACCAAAGGTTTCCGTTATAATATAACTGGTACCATTACCAAAACATTCCAGTCCGGACTGTATGTATCTGGTAGTTATACTTTCGGAAAAAGTAAAGACATGTTCAATGGTATCCGTAACTCTATGGAATCCAACTGGCAGCTGAATCAGGCGCTGAGCCCTAATAATGCAGCGCTGGCGTATTCCAACTTCGATATCAGACATCGTGTAGTCCTCAACGTTAACTACAGAAAACAATGGAATAAAGTGCTGGTGACTAATCTGGGGCTGTTTGGTACCGCGCAATCCGGCAGTCCGTTTACCTATGGTATTGTAAACAACAGTGTGCAGGGGCTGCCGCAACAGGTGAGCCTGGCCTACATACCCACAGCAGAGGAGGCGGTTAAATTCTTCCGCGATGCGAATGGTCAAACGGCTGAACAACAGGCGGCAGCATTTAATGCCTACGTAGAAGGTAACGACTACCTGCGTACCAGGAGGGGATTGTTTACAGAAAGAAATATGGGGCGTACACCATGGAATATCCAGGCAGACCTGCACATTGCACAGGAGTTTCATATTCCTGCCCTGAAAACGCATTACATCACTATCACTGCCGATATCATCAATTTCACCAACATGCTGAATAGAAACTGGGGACGTCAATATTTCTCTCCCAACACGTTCAACAGTACTGCTTCTGTAGGGCTGACACCTACGCTGTATCCGCCGGCGCAAGGCAAAGAGGGGTATCCTGTTTACAATTTCGCTGATCCGGGTAAAACATATTCTATCGATTACTTCGGTTCACGTTATCAGATGCAGCTGGGTGCACGCTATACTTTTTAATAAAAAATCTATAACATCCTGACAGATGAAAAAGATCATCACATATTTATTCAGTCTCGTGCTGATGGTATCTATTGGTTTGATGGAAGCCTGTAAGAAGAACGACCAGCCAATAGCAATACCCCTTGCTGTCAGCAGCTACTACCCGAACAGTGGCAACGCAGGCACGCTGGTAACCATTCTGGGTACCGGCCTGTCGGCAAAAGGGAAGGTTATGTTTGGAGATAAGGCAGCTGAAATGCTGAACTTCAACGACACTTCCCTGGTGGTACGCGCACCGGAAAACGGGCAGACAGGCAAACTGACTTTTGTTACTGCTGATAAAACCATTGAGATCGGCAACTATACATACCAGAGCCTGAGTGTTCACGGCTTCTTCCCAATGAACGGCTCTTCGGGTATGCAGATAAGGATCAGTGGAGAAGGGTTTGGCAATACAAATTCCCCTGCTGAAGTGACCATCAATGGTATCAGCGCGAATGTTGTGAGTGTTAGTGATACGCTGATTGTGGCAGAAGTGCCGGAGAAGGCTGGTAGTGGCCCTGTAAAGGTAGTGGTGAATGGAAAGACATCTTCCGGTGCAAACTTTCGTTTTCAGTCGGTTACGGCGATCAAACCACTCACTGGTGGCGTCGGTACTAAAGTGACCATATCCGGCGAAGGTTTTGATGGCGCAATAGCCGGCAACATTGTTGATTTCAACGGTAAAGCGGCGAAAGTACTGGAAGCTTCAGCTACTAAACTTGTGGTGGAAGCGCCTGCAGGCGTAGCAAGCGGACCGGTAGCGGTTACCGTTAACAATCAGAAAACAATAGGTCCGGCGTTTACATTAGTACCGCCGCCTACTATTGCGTCTGTGACGCCGTTGAGCGGTCCTAAAGGTCTTGATATGACGATCAATGGTACTAACTTCAGTACTTTTCCTGATGAAAACATAGTAACGATCAATGGTACCACCGTTCCGGTGAAAACGGCTACTGCTAACAAACTTACGCTGATACTTCCTGGTGGAACCGGCGATGGTAAAGTGAATATAGCTGTGAATGACCAGAAAGTAGAGGGTCCGCAGTTTAGAGATCAGAATCTGGGTATCACGGTGGTAAACCCTGCTACCGGTCTTGCAGGTACGAAAGTAACCATCACCGGTGCCGGTTTCAGTACCGTAGCAGCTGAAAATATTGTGACCTTCAACGGCGTTCAGGCTACCGTGGAAAGCGCCACTGAAACATCCCTGATAGTCACCACTCCAGCCAGTCTTACTTCCGGTCAGTTGGTCGTAAAACGCGGCACATTGGAAGCACAGGCACCCAATGAGTTTTTCCGAGCGGGAGTACAAACATTGTTTGGTGGCCCGGGAACGGGTAGCTTTATCAGCTATACATCCACCAGTATTGCGGTAGATTCCAAAGGGAATGTATATGTGGCCAGTCGTTCTGACGCCACGATTCGTAAAATCACGCCTGATGGTCAGGATGCTATCTGGACAGGTACGCTTAATGTTTTTGGTAGCAAAAACGGCACGCTGGCAGAGGCAACCTTCGGTAGCATCAACAGTATTGTGATCGATGCAAATGATAACATGTATGTATCTGAAAGCGGTTCCAGTAATAATATCAGGAAGATTACGCCAGCGGGTATTGTTTCTACCTGGAAAGCAGGCCTGAGCTATTCAGGACAGGTATTCCTGAATAAGGCTGGTGAAGTATACATTACACAGATGTATTACGGTATCCTGAAAGTGCATGCAAATGGTGCCACAGAAAAAATATTTGGCGCCACCGCTTCAGATGTTTGCCGCCCTACCATTGACTGGGCAGGTAACATCTATTTTCTCAACGATGACTATAACCCGTATTTATCATTGGTTCCCCCTGCAGGAGCTGCTATCATGCAGTATATTGGTCAGTCATCCGACGGTTACCAGGATGGTCCGCGTTCGTCTGCCCTATTGGGTTCCGGCCTGTCAGGTACCCTGCTTGACCTGGAAGGAAATTTGTTGATTTGGGATAAATGGAACTATAGTATCCGTAAATACACCCTCGGCAATGGAGAGGTAACTACGATGATGAAAGCCACAAGTGGTTACCAGGACGGTAGCTTTGATCAGGCAAAATTCTCTGCAGGCATTGGCGGTTTGGCTATGGGTAAAGATGGCAGCATCTATGTACTTGATATCAATAACGCCGCAGTGCGCAAGTTATTCCTACGATAGAAACACTTTATTGCATAGCAAATTACATTCGATAAATGGTAAGACCCTGTCTGTTCTCAGACGGGGTTCTTTAATTTTCACCTCATCTGTTAATATTTCATTTTTACAATCAATTTTGTAAATTAGGGTGGGCTAAAAAACACGTTATACCTATTCTGTAGTAGTACGTTCAAAGTAATGCGGAGCTTATGCAATAATAAATCAACCAAAATAAGCTTCTAATGAAACCAAACTATCTAACACTCATCTCCATTTTCCTCCTTGTTGCGTGCAATAACAGTACTAAGACAAGGGGAAGGCAGGCAACCGGTAAAAAAGCGCCGGATATTGGCTGCTATGTCTCCAGGATAACAGACAAAGCCTGGTATACATCGGGTAAAAAGGCGCCTAAGCTGGAAGGACTGGAAGGTATCAATTTCAGGATTTCAACACACAACAAGGAAGTGCAGGAGTATTTTAACCAGGGAATGATGTTGCTTTATGGCTTTAATCATGCAGAAGCGGCGCGGTCTTTTTTCGAGGCCACCCGGTTGGATTCCGGCTGTGCCATGGCGTATTGGGGATATGCTTATGTACTGGGGCCTAATTACAATGCCGGCATGGAAGAAGATAATTTTCAGCGTGCCTATGAGGCAGCTGTTAAAGCGAAGTCGCTCTCTGCACAATGTACTCAAAAGGAAAAGGCACTTATCCATGCATTGGCTTCGCGTTATGAAATGCCGGCTCCATCAGATCGAAAGCCCCTGGACATAACTTATGCAGCAGCCATGAAGAAAGTATATGCTCAATTTCCGACCGATCCGGATATTGGAGCATTGTATGCTGAGGCAATGATGGATATCCATCCATGGGATTTGTATGAAAAGAAAACGAAGAAGCCCCGTGCCTGGACGCCGGAGCTGCTTGCGGTGCTGGAGCACCTGATCAAAATTAATCCCGGACATCCGGGGGCGCATCATTTCTATATTCATGCGCTGGAGGCATCTGCCACTCCTGAAAAAGCACTGGCAAGCGCCCGATTGCTGGATACACTGGTACCCGGATCAGGACATCTGGTACATATGCCTTCTCATATTTATATCAATACCGGCGACTATCATGCCGGTACTCTTTCTAAT is part of the Chitinophaga flava genome and encodes:
- a CDS encoding IPT/TIG domain-containing protein, which encodes MKKIITYLFSLVLMVSIGLMEACKKNDQPIAIPLAVSSYYPNSGNAGTLVTILGTGLSAKGKVMFGDKAAEMLNFNDTSLVVRAPENGQTGKLTFVTADKTIEIGNYTYQSLSVHGFFPMNGSSGMQIRISGEGFGNTNSPAEVTINGISANVVSVSDTLIVAEVPEKAGSGPVKVVVNGKTSSGANFRFQSVTAIKPLTGGVGTKVTISGEGFDGAIAGNIVDFNGKAAKVLEASATKLVVEAPAGVASGPVAVTVNNQKTIGPAFTLVPPPTIASVTPLSGPKGLDMTINGTNFSTFPDENIVTINGTTVPVKTATANKLTLILPGGTGDGKVNIAVNDQKVEGPQFRDQNLGITVVNPATGLAGTKVTITGAGFSTVAAENIVTFNGVQATVESATETSLIVTTPASLTSGQLVVKRGTLEAQAPNEFFRAGVQTLFGGPGTGSFISYTSTSIAVDSKGNVYVASRSDATIRKITPDGQDAIWTGTLNVFGSKNGTLAEATFGSINSIVIDANDNMYVSESGSSNNIRKITPAGIVSTWKAGLSYSGQVFLNKAGEVYITQMYYGILKVHANGATEKIFGATASDVCRPTIDWAGNIYFLNDDYNPYLSLVPPAGAAIMQYIGQSSDGYQDGPRSSALLGSGLSGTLLDLEGNLLIWDKWNYSIRKYTLGNGEVTTMMKATSGYQDGSFDQAKFSAGIGGLAMGKDGSIYVLDINNAAVRKLFLR
- a CDS encoding tetratricopeptide repeat protein; the encoded protein is MKPNYLTLISIFLLVACNNSTKTRGRQATGKKAPDIGCYVSRITDKAWYTSGKKAPKLEGLEGINFRISTHNKEVQEYFNQGMMLLYGFNHAEAARSFFEATRLDSGCAMAYWGYAYVLGPNYNAGMEEDNFQRAYEAAVKAKSLSAQCTQKEKALIHALASRYEMPAPSDRKPLDITYAAAMKKVYAQFPTDPDIGALYAEAMMDIHPWDLYEKKTKKPRAWTPELLAVLEHLIKINPGHPGAHHFYIHALEASATPEKALASARLLDTLVPGSGHLVHMPSHIYINTGDYHAGTLSNIHAVEVDSVYTVACHAQGAYPLGYYPHNYHFLAALATLEGNSALAWKAAQKLQGHTAADIMRLPRWGTLQHYYTIPYYIAVKFGMWDTILSIPAPDEDLVYPQAIWHYAQGMAFLGKNRVSDAQKELGRLRTLAADSALQHLTIWDINTTADLVQIAVKVLSAGIAGKQQHPDSSISLLKEAVAIEDNLNYNEPPDWFFSVRHYLGATLLDAGKYSEAENVYRKDLQTWKKNGWALMGLYHSLTAQKKNEEAEKVKSAFDEAWRFADVDIVSSSGMYMTK